A stretch of the Paenibacillus dendritiformis genome encodes the following:
- a CDS encoding GNAT family N-acetyltransferase, with amino-acid sequence MFATERIKLRKMTEQDISVYHKWRNTPEAMYWTNPAMDVYSEEDTAGFVRNVILGSTASKTYVIADAAEDKPIGVTSLIAIDEKNRNAELIIDIGEPEYWGKGYGREALSLLLRYAFRELNLHRVSLRVFSFNARAIALYEKTGFRREGVSREALYRDGAWHHIIHMGILQSEFTD; translated from the coding sequence ATGTTTGCAACAGAGCGAATCAAGCTCCGCAAAATGACGGAGCAGGATATCAGCGTCTATCATAAGTGGAGAAATACGCCGGAAGCGATGTACTGGACGAACCCGGCGATGGACGTATACAGCGAGGAGGATACGGCGGGGTTCGTGAGGAATGTCATTCTTGGCTCCACGGCTTCCAAAACCTATGTCATCGCGGATGCGGCGGAAGACAAGCCGATCGGCGTCACTTCGCTTATCGCAATCGATGAGAAGAACCGCAATGCCGAGCTGATTATCGATATCGGCGAGCCGGAGTACTGGGGGAAGGGATACGGACGGGAGGCGCTCTCGCTGCTGTTGCGCTACGCCTTCCGCGAGCTGAATCTCCACCGCGTGTCGCTGCGGGTGTTCAGCTTCAATGCAAGAGCCATCGCCTTGTACGAGAAGACGGGCTTCCGCCGGGAAGGCGTCTCCCGGGAAGCGTTGTACCGCGACGGAGCGTGGCATCATATTATTCATATGGGCATCCTGCAATCGGAGTTCACGGACTGA
- a CDS encoding sugar phosphate nucleotidyltransferase → MKAVIMAGGKGTRLRPLTLHTPKPMVPLLNRPCMEYALDLLRRCEIYEIGVTVQYLPEVIRNYFGDGSDFGVRLHYFEEESPLGTAGSVKHAASFLDETFLVISGDALTDFDLRDAIAFHRQKRAIATMVMARVASPLEYGVVMTDEEGRVTRFLEKPGWSEVFSDTVNTGIYILEPELLERIPDGISYDFSLQLFPRLLEEGQPLYGYAAEGYWSDIGTLQQYRQTQYDMLDRKVAVRIQAAEPMPGLFVEQGVRLPSRIRLIGPSYIGAGSTLHPSCSIGPYTILGSGNVVYPHGALERSIVWNGCSIGSRAELQEALIMDRTQVGQDVRILEGAVIGSGCALGDKSVIRPEVKLWPGKRVDRLRTVNASLIWSEDAPASLFRGSLVCGTPNADLTPAFAGELAAAYGSALPAGSSVVLARGPHDFDALLQTAFAAGLRSAGVHVTDIGEVSAACARYAIRKLGAAGAVHIGLRPPAAGGGPERGVLCWMDAEGRPLSSAAGRKIEQAYFQEDYARGAVDRLGRLEPYAHARADYIAALQRELDLESIAAANYTFVLHAPAAHAPEIEAWAAMLGGTRIHLRAETSSPAAVMEQLRRLEADFGIVWDAGDRLQVMTPDGGLHEPEALLPLMVRALALRGVRASLGIPVSASAAVEAAAEGSLLDIVRTKEDLHAQMEATSGLPLHPGAHPLYAAGLLIQCAAAEGRTLRELQEQLPSLCMAKEEILCRREETGPLLRGITEWVRQGKHRAELLDGIRLQAEDGWILILPDAEEPRFQIVAQADSMDTARRLARQYANRLAKTQLLIRK, encoded by the coding sequence CCTGCATGGAATATGCGCTGGATCTGCTGCGGCGCTGCGAAATTTACGAGATCGGCGTGACGGTGCAGTATCTTCCCGAGGTCATTCGCAATTATTTCGGCGACGGGTCTGACTTCGGCGTGAGACTCCATTACTTCGAGGAGGAGAGTCCGCTCGGGACCGCGGGCAGCGTCAAGCATGCCGCTTCCTTCCTCGACGAGACGTTCCTGGTCATCAGCGGAGACGCGCTGACCGACTTCGATCTGCGGGACGCGATCGCATTTCATCGGCAGAAGCGGGCGATTGCCACGATGGTGATGGCGCGCGTCGCCTCTCCGCTCGAATACGGGGTCGTCATGACCGACGAGGAGGGGCGGGTGACCCGCTTCCTGGAAAAGCCGGGCTGGAGCGAGGTATTCAGCGATACGGTCAATACGGGCATTTACATTTTGGAGCCGGAGCTGCTGGAACGCATTCCGGACGGCATCAGCTACGACTTCAGTCTCCAGCTCTTCCCGCGGCTGCTGGAGGAAGGGCAGCCGCTCTACGGCTATGCGGCCGAAGGATACTGGTCCGACATCGGGACGCTTCAGCAGTACCGCCAGACGCAGTACGACATGCTCGATCGCAAAGTCGCCGTCCGCATTCAGGCGGCCGAACCGATGCCGGGCCTGTTCGTCGAGCAGGGCGTGCGGCTGCCGTCGAGAATCCGGCTGATCGGACCGTCCTACATCGGCGCGGGCTCCACCCTTCACCCTTCCTGCTCCATCGGCCCGTATACGATTCTCGGTTCGGGCAATGTCGTCTACCCGCACGGCGCACTGGAGCGCAGCATCGTCTGGAACGGCTGCAGCATCGGCAGCCGCGCCGAACTGCAGGAAGCGCTGATCATGGATCGGACGCAGGTCGGGCAGGACGTCCGCATACTAGAAGGAGCGGTCATCGGGAGCGGCTGCGCGCTCGGCGACAAGTCGGTCATCCGGCCGGAGGTCAAGCTGTGGCCGGGGAAGCGCGTCGACCGCCTGCGCACCGTCAACGCCTCGCTGATCTGGAGCGAGGACGCGCCGGCCTCCCTCTTCCGCGGGAGCCTCGTCTGCGGCACGCCGAACGCGGATCTGACGCCCGCCTTCGCGGGAGAGCTTGCGGCCGCCTATGGCTCGGCGCTGCCGGCGGGGTCGTCCGTCGTGCTGGCCCGCGGCCCGCATGACTTCGATGCCCTGCTCCAGACCGCGTTCGCCGCCGGGCTCCGATCCGCCGGCGTGCATGTGACCGACATCGGCGAAGTGTCGGCGGCCTGCGCCCGGTACGCGATCCGGAAGCTCGGCGCAGCCGGGGCGGTGCATATCGGGCTGCGCCCGCCGGCCGCAGGGGGCGGCCCCGAGCGGGGCGTCCTCTGCTGGATGGATGCCGAGGGGCGGCCCCTCTCCAGCGCTGCCGGGCGCAAAATCGAGCAGGCCTACTTCCAGGAGGATTATGCAAGGGGCGCGGTCGATCGGCTGGGCAGACTCGAGCCGTATGCCCACGCTCGGGCGGATTATATCGCGGCGCTGCAGCGCGAGCTGGATCTGGAGTCGATCGCGGCGGCGAACTACACCTTCGTCCTGCACGCTCCTGCCGCTCACGCGCCCGAGATCGAGGCCTGGGCCGCCATGCTCGGCGGAACCCGAATCCATCTCCGGGCGGAGACGTCGAGCCCTGCCGCTGTGATGGAGCAGCTCCGCCGCCTCGAAGCCGACTTCGGCATCGTCTGGGACGCCGGCGATCGGCTGCAGGTCATGACGCCGGACGGCGGCCTGCATGAACCGGAAGCGCTGCTTCCGCTGATGGTGCGGGCACTGGCCTTGCGCGGCGTCCGGGCTTCTCTGGGCATCCCGGTCAGCGCGTCCGCCGCCGTCGAAGCCGCCGCCGAAGGGAGTCTGCTGGACATTGTTCGCACGAAGGAGGATCTCCACGCCCAGATGGAAGCCACCTCCGGCCTGCCCCTTCATCCGGGGGCCCATCCGCTGTATGCGGCAGGCCTGCTCATCCAATGCGCGGCCGCCGAAGGAAGAACGCTCCGCGAACTGCAGGAGCAGCTTCCTTCGCTGTGCATGGCGAAGGAGGAGATTCTGTGCCGCCGGGAGGAGACCGGGCCGCTGCTGCGGGGCATCACCGAATGGGTGCGGCAAGGGAAGCATCGGGCCGAATTGCTCGATGGCATCCGGCTTCAGGCCGAGGACGGATGGATCCTGATCCTGCCCGACGCCGAGGAGCCCCGCTTCCAGATCGTCGCCCAGGCGGACAGCATGGATACCGCGCGCCGCCTGGCCCGGCAGTATGCGAACCGGCTGGCGAAGACGCAGCTTCTTATAAGGAAGTGA
- a CDS encoding glycoside hydrolase family 15 protein, with product MPRPLVVGNGKFLVNLDDRCNIRDIYYPYVGQVNHVGGYRCRTGLWADGRFSWLEDGAWRVRPAYAEDSLVTEVEAWHDGLGLMLRINDAVHQRENIFLRRVQLRNEADRAREIRIFFHQDLAINETEVGDTAAYYPDNRALFHYKKNSYFMFNGCSAQAEGTTAGTHEYTTGIKRFHQAEGTWKDAEDGHLMGNPIAQGSVDSTFSLRLIVPGGETREAYYWFSAGSRLEEVKRLDRYVADSHPGRLIDRVRTYWQRWANKRSKPFADLEPDLVRLYKQSLLAVRSQTDVNGAIIAANDTDIMQFNRDHYSYMWPRDGALVAQAMSAAGYHGMIAPFFRFCADALTEDGYLLHKYNPDGTVGSSWHPYLHDGQEQLPIQEDETALVLHALWQDYELHEDIELPQSLYRTFIRKAARFLLEYCDDRLGLPRPSYDLWEERYGIFTFTSAAVYGGLTAAARFAALFGDDERSDAYARGAEEIKAGMLRHLWNEEHGRFARGLHRVDGQWRQDMTPESSIFGIYAFGVLPPDDPRVASTMRSLREALSVRSATGGIARYWGDYYFQRCSDMEVAPGNPWIICTLWFACYDIAIATSLEQLASARRTLRWVADHSLPSGLLPEQLDPYDGSPVSVAPLTWSHAAYIDTVLKYVAKYEQLQASQACS from the coding sequence ATGCCGAGACCCCTTGTCGTAGGCAACGGCAAGTTCCTTGTCAACCTGGACGATCGATGCAATATCCGGGATATCTATTATCCCTATGTCGGGCAGGTCAATCATGTCGGCGGCTACCGCTGCCGCACCGGCCTCTGGGCGGACGGCCGGTTCAGTTGGCTGGAGGACGGCGCCTGGCGCGTCAGGCCGGCCTATGCCGAAGACTCCCTCGTGACCGAGGTCGAGGCCTGGCATGACGGCCTCGGCTTGATGCTGCGGATCAACGATGCGGTCCACCAGCGGGAAAACATCTTTCTGCGGCGCGTTCAATTGCGGAATGAGGCGGATAGGGCGCGGGAGATTCGGATTTTTTTTCATCAGGATCTGGCCATTAACGAGACCGAGGTGGGAGATACCGCCGCGTACTACCCCGATAACCGGGCCCTGTTCCACTACAAAAAAAACAGCTACTTCATGTTCAACGGCTGCTCCGCCCAAGCGGAGGGAACGACGGCCGGAACCCACGAGTATACGACCGGGATCAAGCGGTTCCATCAGGCCGAAGGAACGTGGAAGGATGCGGAGGACGGCCATCTGATGGGCAATCCGATCGCGCAAGGCTCGGTGGACAGCACGTTCAGCCTGCGCCTGATCGTCCCGGGCGGCGAGACGCGGGAAGCCTATTACTGGTTCAGCGCCGGGAGCCGGTTGGAAGAGGTGAAGCGTCTGGACCGCTATGTGGCCGACAGCCACCCCGGGAGGCTGATCGATCGGGTGCGGACCTATTGGCAGCGCTGGGCGAACAAGCGGAGCAAGCCGTTCGCCGATCTGGAGCCGGATCTCGTGCGGCTATACAAGCAGAGCCTGCTGGCGGTCCGCAGCCAGACGGACGTGAACGGCGCGATTATCGCCGCCAATGATACGGACATCATGCAGTTCAACCGCGATCATTACAGCTACATGTGGCCGAGAGACGGCGCGCTTGTCGCGCAGGCGATGTCCGCCGCGGGCTATCACGGCATGATCGCCCCTTTTTTCCGCTTCTGTGCGGACGCCTTGACCGAAGATGGTTATCTGCTTCATAAATACAATCCGGACGGGACGGTCGGCTCCAGCTGGCATCCGTATTTGCATGACGGCCAGGAGCAGCTTCCCATTCAGGAGGATGAGACGGCGCTCGTTCTGCACGCGCTCTGGCAAGATTATGAGCTCCATGAAGATATCGAATTGCCGCAATCGCTCTACCGCACCTTCATCCGCAAGGCGGCGCGCTTCCTGCTCGAATATTGCGACGACCGCCTCGGCCTTCCCCGCCCGAGCTACGATCTGTGGGAAGAGCGGTACGGCATCTTCACCTTCACCTCCGCCGCCGTGTACGGAGGCTTGACGGCGGCCGCACGCTTCGCCGCCCTGTTCGGCGACGACGAGCGCTCCGACGCCTATGCGCGGGGAGCGGAGGAGATCAAGGCCGGAATGCTGCGGCATCTGTGGAACGAGGAACACGGCCGGTTCGCGCGCGGGCTGCACCGGGTAGACGGCCAATGGCGGCAGGACATGACGCCCGAGAGCAGCATCTTCGGCATCTACGCCTTCGGCGTGCTGCCGCCGGACGATCCGCGCGTCGCCTCGACGATGCGCTCCTTGAGAGAGGCCTTGTCGGTGCGCAGCGCCACAGGCGGAATCGCGCGTTATTGGGGCGACTATTATTTCCAGCGCTGCTCCGACATGGAGGTGGCGCCCGGCAACCCGTGGATCATCTGCACGCTCTGGTTCGCTTGCTATGACATCGCGATCGCGACCTCGCTCGAACAGCTCGCATCAGCGCGCCGCACGCTCCGCTGGGTCGCTGATCACAGCCTGCCGAGCGGTCTGCTTCCGGAACAGCTCGATCCGTATGACGGAAGCCCCGTGTCGGTCGCTCCGCTTACTTGGTCGCATGCGGCCTATATCGACACGGTGCTCAAATATGTCGCGAAATACGAGCAGCTCCAAGCTTCGCAGGCTTGCTCCTGA